One window from the genome of Haloprofundus halobius encodes:
- a CDS encoding CPCC family cysteine-rich protein: MARRHSRLRGFCPCCGFRTLSRGERGSYDACEICAWTDDPDQFDAVTVTRGENPDALVDAWQNVQQFGWAGRGQRPETLRNPTARDQRDPEWPYQEG, from the coding sequence ATGGCTCGACGGCACTCTCGACTGCGGGGGTTCTGTCCCTGCTGCGGGTTCCGGACGCTGAGCCGCGGCGAACGCGGGTCGTACGACGCCTGCGAAATCTGCGCGTGGACCGACGACCCCGACCAGTTCGACGCGGTGACCGTGACCCGCGGGGAGAACCCCGACGCGCTCGTCGACGCGTGGCAGAACGTCCAGCAGTTCGGTTGGGCGGGTCGCGGACAACGACCCGAAACCCTCCGAAACCCGACGGCTCGCGACCAACGCGACCCCGAGTGGCCGTATCAGGAAGGGTAG
- a CDS encoding VOC family protein — protein MSDNPSATELEVTAELPDAPFHTTGVDHITFVGSNVEDTVAFYRDVLGMPLVLKQPNLDAPHVTHLFFDTGDGRMLTFFVEEGRQSNRGPQRTPLGGVHHVAFQFDPERIEEIKDALEERGHHYNEFDRGIFHSVYTTDHNGFVIELSTDKFEIPDEHRGEVLALAQKKRVEEGAEYAEGEHLKAALEELGLPAEEVNLPDADSGSVGL, from the coding sequence ATGAGCGACAACCCATCCGCGACAGAGCTCGAAGTCACCGCCGAACTCCCCGACGCGCCGTTTCACACGACCGGCGTCGACCACATCACCTTCGTCGGCAGCAACGTCGAGGACACCGTCGCCTTCTACCGCGACGTCCTCGGGATGCCCCTCGTACTCAAACAGCCGAACCTCGACGCGCCACACGTCACGCATCTCTTCTTCGACACCGGCGACGGCCGGATGCTTACCTTCTTCGTCGAGGAGGGGCGGCAGTCGAACCGCGGCCCGCAGCGCACGCCGCTGGGCGGCGTCCACCACGTCGCCTTCCAGTTCGACCCGGAACGTATCGAGGAGATAAAGGACGCCCTGGAGGAGCGCGGCCACCACTACAACGAGTTCGACCGCGGCATCTTCCACTCGGTGTACACCACCGACCACAACGGGTTCGTCATCGAACTCTCCACGGATAAGTTCGAGATTCCCGACGAACACCGCGGCGAGGTGCTCGCGCTGGCGCAGAAAAAGCGCGTCGAGGAGGGCGCGGAGTACGCCGAAGGCGAGCATCTGAAGGCGGCGCTGGAGGAGCTCGGCCTGCCCGCCGAAGAAGTGAA
- a CDS encoding DUF7119 family protein — MRDDPTPNVPPSEADRTSPVGEPVIRSDPAVTGDRAREAVGFDPEDPDSVAHAAETVRQFADSSVGSADNVYMLRGAAACAALVRGVGSYKAAAEEAGGDVSVAFIRKWARVHDLPRSIRRHVALGHIAPTAAKHIARVSGEARFALAWATLDSDLTVREVRRLASAVNDGESVEEALREHDVALGEISVSLPPEAYVELRRRASLSDRTPDDVLGDALVAYLRDGDE; from the coding sequence ATGAGAGACGACCCGACACCGAACGTGCCGCCGTCGGAGGCCGACCGTACGTCGCCGGTCGGCGAACCGGTCATCCGCTCTGACCCCGCGGTGACCGGCGACCGGGCGCGGGAGGCCGTCGGCTTCGACCCCGAGGACCCCGACAGCGTCGCCCACGCCGCCGAGACAGTCCGACAGTTCGCCGATTCGAGCGTCGGCAGCGCGGACAACGTCTACATGCTCCGGGGGGCCGCGGCGTGTGCGGCGCTCGTCCGCGGCGTCGGGTCGTACAAGGCCGCTGCCGAGGAGGCCGGCGGCGACGTCTCGGTCGCATTCATCCGCAAGTGGGCACGGGTCCACGACCTCCCGCGCTCGATTCGCCGCCACGTCGCGCTGGGGCACATCGCGCCCACGGCGGCGAAACACATCGCCCGCGTCTCGGGGGAGGCGCGCTTCGCGCTCGCGTGGGCGACGCTCGATAGCGATCTCACCGTCCGGGAGGTTCGACGACTCGCGAGCGCGGTCAACGACGGCGAGAGCGTCGAGGAGGCGCTCCGCGAACACGACGTCGCGCTCGGGGAGATCTCCGTCTCGCTTCCGCCCGAGGCGTACGTCGAACTCCGCCGCCGGGCGTCGCTGTCGGACCGGACTCCAGACGACGTGCTCGGCGACGCGCTCGTCGCGTACCTGCGCGACGGCGACGAGTGA
- a CDS encoding oxidoreductase — MTRDGWTAADVPRLDGQTVVVTGANSGLGYQATRAFVHRGAHVVMACRDMERGEDARRELTSSRPSGALELQKLDLADLGSVRTFAETFADIHDRLDILCNNAGVMAIPRSETADGFETQFGVNHLGHFALTGLLFDQFTGDGARVVTQSSSMHEAGEIDFDDLQSEESYDKWEAYAESKLANLLFAYELQRRLDDEGIEHVRSIGCHPGYAATNLQYRGPEAKGSTVRKAAMAVANATLAQSAEWGALPMLYAATEDVPGGSYVGPGGLMNMRGYPEVQESSERSDDEVTAGRLWRVSEELTGVEYDFEALADAPGE, encoded by the coding sequence ATGACGAGAGACGGCTGGACGGCGGCGGACGTGCCGCGACTCGACGGGCAGACCGTGGTCGTCACCGGCGCGAACAGCGGCCTCGGCTACCAAGCGACGCGCGCGTTCGTCCACCGGGGCGCACACGTCGTCATGGCGTGTCGGGACATGGAACGGGGCGAAGACGCACGGCGCGAACTCACGTCGAGCCGGCCGAGCGGCGCGCTCGAACTCCAGAAACTCGACTTGGCAGATTTGGGGTCGGTGCGAACGTTCGCCGAGACGTTCGCCGACATCCACGACCGACTCGATATCCTCTGCAACAATGCGGGTGTGATGGCGATTCCGCGCAGTGAGACCGCAGACGGCTTCGAGACGCAGTTCGGCGTCAACCACCTCGGCCATTTCGCGCTCACCGGCCTACTTTTCGACCAGTTCACCGGCGACGGCGCGCGAGTCGTCACCCAGAGCAGCAGCATGCACGAAGCCGGTGAGATAGATTTCGACGACCTCCAGAGCGAGGAGTCCTACGACAAGTGGGAGGCGTACGCCGAGAGCAAACTGGCGAACCTGCTGTTCGCCTACGAACTCCAACGACGGCTCGACGACGAAGGAATCGAGCACGTCCGAAGTATCGGCTGTCACCCCGGCTACGCGGCGACGAACCTCCAGTACCGCGGACCGGAAGCGAAGGGGTCGACGGTTCGGAAGGCGGCGATGGCCGTCGCCAACGCCACGCTCGCGCAGTCCGCCGAGTGGGGCGCGCTGCCGATGCTGTACGCGGCGACAGAGGACGTCCCCGGTGGGAGTTACGTCGGCCCCGGCGGCCTGATGAACATGCGCGGCTATCCCGAAGTACAGGAGTCGAGCGAGCGGTCGGACGACGAGGTGACCGCCGGACGACTCTGGCGCGTCTCCGAGGAACTGACCGGCGTCGAGTACGACTTCGAGGCGCTCGCGGACGCGCCGGGCGAGTAG
- a CDS encoding DUF7344 domain-containing protein, producing MESLDDVFSLFSTERRRFALYHLKNAERPVSIDELAEKIYEWEENGSCDTIPDDELQQVILSLEHSHLPKIGDTTHVEYDRTNEQVRISGLSAEADVILSVSEAIEQPSKTNDFVVSRLGKFL from the coding sequence ATGGAATCGCTAGATGATGTCTTTTCGCTATTCAGCACGGAACGGCGACGGTTCGCATTGTACCATCTGAAGAATGCGGAAAGGCCGGTATCGATCGACGAACTCGCAGAGAAAATTTATGAGTGGGAAGAGAACGGGTCGTGTGACACTATCCCCGACGACGAGCTACAACAGGTGATTCTCTCGCTGGAACATTCTCATCTTCCAAAAATTGGGGATACCACACACGTCGAATACGATCGCACGAACGAGCAAGTCCGTATCTCGGGACTGTCAGCAGAGGCTGACGTAATCCTCTCTGTTAGCGAGGCTATCGAACAACCATCAAAAACCAACGATTTTGTCGTCTCCCGGCTCGGAAAATTCCTGTGA
- a CDS encoding nitrite/sulfite reductase, producing MPTDVERWKDEVYGNEIREHLFEFAEQGWESIPDDERDAWFERFKWWGLYHQRNGQESYFMMRIGTPNGVLAPGQVRAVGEIADEFARGPGVNPEFGAAYADFTTRQSIQLHWIRLEDIPAIFQKLEANGLTTQQACGDSWRNIVGCPVAGKDKHEHVDALPVALDLHDTYKGNEDHTNLPRKWKVSVTGCREGCGQGDINDLAYEPATKDGERGFNIRVGGGLARNEPRLARDLDVFVTPEQAGEVGGAISALFRDYGDRENRYNARIKFLVDEWGAEKMRRVLQEEYVDWELPTAGEDLRDEYSYNSGYTTGGHSDHVGVHEQNDGNYYVGLDVLVGRMGAADVLELADLADEYGSGEVRLTQRQNAIVTDVPEENLDDLLAEDLLSDYSPDPHPFMRGSIACTGTEFCSLSIVETKNRQVRYARWLKENVELPAGVEDFHIHLSGCTASCAQPQIADVSLRGMKTRKNGEAVEALDIGLGGGLGENPQFADWVGQRVPVDEVPGAIKNLLANFEDQRDGSETFREFVERLDEEELANLVEPEETDYEDPMMHNTKLTWYPYADEDDMDDSPAPADADGTPITSDD from the coding sequence ATGCCGACCGACGTGGAGCGATGGAAAGACGAGGTGTACGGTAACGAGATCCGGGAGCATCTGTTCGAGTTCGCCGAGCAGGGGTGGGAGTCGATTCCCGACGACGAGCGCGACGCCTGGTTCGAGCGCTTCAAGTGGTGGGGACTGTACCACCAGCGAAACGGCCAGGAGAGCTACTTCATGATGCGCATCGGGACGCCGAACGGCGTACTCGCACCCGGACAGGTCCGTGCCGTCGGCGAAATCGCCGACGAGTTCGCCCGCGGCCCCGGTGTCAACCCCGAGTTCGGCGCGGCGTACGCCGACTTCACCACCCGGCAGTCCATCCAGCTCCACTGGATTCGCCTGGAAGACATTCCGGCCATCTTCCAGAAACTCGAAGCGAACGGTCTCACCACCCAGCAGGCCTGCGGCGACTCCTGGCGGAACATCGTCGGCTGTCCCGTCGCCGGCAAGGACAAACACGAACACGTCGACGCGCTTCCCGTCGCGCTGGACCTCCACGACACCTACAAAGGAAACGAAGACCACACGAACCTCCCGCGCAAGTGGAAGGTGTCGGTGACCGGCTGCCGCGAAGGCTGCGGCCAGGGCGACATCAACGACCTCGCCTACGAACCCGCGACGAAGGATGGAGAGAGAGGGTTCAACATCCGCGTCGGCGGCGGTCTCGCCCGCAACGAACCACGCCTCGCCCGCGACCTCGACGTGTTCGTCACGCCCGAGCAGGCCGGCGAAGTCGGCGGCGCCATCTCGGCTTTGTTCCGCGACTACGGCGACCGCGAGAACCGCTACAACGCCCGCATCAAGTTCCTCGTCGACGAGTGGGGCGCAGAGAAGATGCGCCGCGTGCTCCAGGAGGAGTACGTCGACTGGGAGCTGCCGACCGCGGGCGAAGACCTCCGCGACGAGTACTCGTACAACTCCGGCTACACGACCGGCGGCCACTCCGACCACGTCGGCGTCCACGAGCAGAACGACGGCAACTACTACGTCGGCCTCGACGTGCTGGTCGGCCGGATGGGCGCGGCGGACGTGCTCGAACTCGCCGACCTCGCCGACGAGTACGGCTCCGGTGAAGTCCGCCTCACACAGCGTCAGAACGCTATCGTCACCGACGTGCCCGAGGAGAACCTCGACGACTTGCTCGCGGAAGACCTCCTCTCTGACTACTCGCCGGACCCGCATCCGTTCATGCGCGGCTCCATCGCCTGCACCGGCACCGAATTCTGCTCGCTCTCCATCGTCGAGACGAAGAACCGGCAGGTGCGCTACGCGCGCTGGCTGAAGGAGAACGTCGAACTGCCGGCGGGAGTCGAGGACTTCCACATCCACCTCTCGGGCTGCACGGCCTCCTGCGCGCAGCCGCAGATCGCCGACGTGAGCCTCCGTGGCATGAAGACACGCAAGAACGGCGAGGCGGTCGAGGCGCTCGACATCGGCCTCGGCGGCGGTCTCGGCGAGAACCCGCAGTTCGCCGACTGGGTCGGCCAGCGCGTCCCCGTCGACGAGGTTCCGGGTGCCATCAAGAATCTGCTCGCCAACTTCGAGGACCAGCGTGACGGGAGCGAGACGTTCCGCGAGTTCGTCGAACGGCTTGACGAGGAGGAACTCGCTAATCTCGTCGAACCCGAGGAGACCGACTACGAGGACCCGATGATGCACAACACGAAGCTCACGTGGTACCCGTACGCCGACGAGGACGACATGGACGACAGTCCCGCGCCCGCGGACGCCGACGGGACGCCGATTACCTCGGACGACTAA
- the ilvC gene encoding ketol-acid reductoisomerase, producing MADSTVYDESDADLDALAGRTVAIIGYGNQGQAQAKNLRDAGVEDIVVGNRKDASWDEAQEDGFPVYETSEAVSVASVVFLLVPDEVAPAVYEEHIEPNLEAGDVLNFASGYNVTYEYITPPDDVDVVMVAPRMVGAMVRELYVDGRGAPAFLAIERDASGEALDVALAIAHGIGATRSGVIEGDFETETKLDLLTEQGLIPVIANALIAKWEVEREAGAPPEAILMEQYLSQELSHIFRKAATMGLVEQMPLHSMTSQYGQLAGIDEFDREPLREFMREKMDGIDDGSFATEWTVQQQAGYPKLKRLYKKYRGHEMIQSEQTTIDEFGLDELDEAGDADTSGAGTGDAGEADESAD from the coding sequence ATGGCCGACTCCACCGTCTACGACGAATCGGACGCCGACCTCGACGCGCTCGCCGGACGAACCGTCGCCATCATCGGCTACGGTAACCAGGGACAAGCGCAGGCGAAGAACCTCCGCGACGCGGGGGTCGAGGACATCGTCGTCGGCAACCGCAAGGACGCCTCGTGGGACGAGGCCCAGGAGGACGGCTTCCCCGTCTACGAGACGAGCGAGGCCGTCTCCGTCGCGAGCGTCGTCTTCCTGCTCGTCCCCGACGAAGTCGCGCCCGCCGTCTACGAGGAGCACATCGAACCGAACCTCGAAGCGGGCGACGTGCTCAACTTCGCCTCCGGCTACAACGTCACCTACGAGTACATCACGCCGCCCGACGACGTGGACGTGGTGATGGTCGCGCCGCGAATGGTCGGTGCGATGGTCCGCGAACTGTACGTCGACGGCCGCGGCGCGCCCGCCTTCCTCGCCATCGAACGCGACGCCTCGGGAGAGGCGCTCGACGTGGCGCTCGCCATCGCCCACGGCATCGGCGCGACCCGCTCGGGCGTCATCGAGGGCGACTTCGAAACCGAGACGAAACTCGACCTCCTCACCGAACAGGGACTGATTCCGGTCATCGCCAACGCGCTCATCGCCAAGTGGGAGGTCGAACGCGAGGCGGGCGCACCCCCCGAGGCGATTCTGATGGAGCAGTATCTCTCCCAGGAACTGAGCCACATCTTCCGGAAGGCGGCGACGATGGGACTCGTCGAGCAGATGCCGCTGCACTCGATGACGAGCCAATATGGCCAGTTGGCGGGCATCGACGAGTTCGACCGCGAACCGCTGCGAGAGTTCATGCGCGAGAAGATGGACGGCATCGACGACGGTTCGTTCGCGACCGAGTGGACGGTCCAGCAACAGGCGGGCTACCCGAAGCTCAAGCGCCTCTACAAGAAGTACCGCGGCCACGAGATGATACAGTCCGAGCAGACGACTATCGACGAGTTCGGACTCGACGAACTCGACGAAGCGGGCGACGCGGACACGAGCGGCGCTGGCACGGGCGACGCCGGCGAAGCCGACGAGTCCGCCGACTGA
- a CDS encoding DUF6360 family protein encodes MPDRLLRINAYTTFDMLDGTATGHDFEEEAFAVLNVTAPRKNPDAVTLELELDNTQLERLPAHADRVTLTAEQARTLAGELEKYAGRVEAANGE; translated from the coding sequence ATGCCAGACCGACTGCTCCGCATCAACGCCTACACCACGTTCGACATGCTCGACGGCACCGCGACTGGTCACGACTTCGAAGAGGAGGCGTTCGCCGTCCTCAACGTCACCGCGCCGCGGAAGAACCCCGACGCCGTCACGCTCGAACTGGAACTCGACAACACCCAGTTGGAGCGCCTCCCGGCGCACGCCGACCGGGTGACGCTCACCGCCGAGCAGGCGCGCACGCTCGCCGGAGAACTGGAGAAGTACGCCGGACGCGTCGAAGCCGCGAACGGAGAGTAG